Proteins encoded by one window of Teretinema zuelzerae:
- the xylA gene encoding xylose isomerase, whose amino-acid sequence MSYFKGNKEYFPGIGKIAYEGPTSKNPLAFKYYDPEKVVGGKKMKDILRYATAYWHCFCGDGADPFGSSTHDFPWNGTPDPMANAEAKADAAFEFITKIGTPYYCWHDRDISPEGKTPDESLKNLEKITDGLKKRQDETGVKLLWGTANAFSSPRFMNGAATNPDFEVVAHAGAQIKAAIDATIKLGGQGYTFWGGREGYMSLLNTNMQREKDNLARMLIMARDYARSKGFKGTFYIEPKPMEPSKHQYDFDAETVIGFLKANGLEKDFALNIEANHAELAGHDFYHELTVAVDNGMLGSIDANRGDPRNGWDTDQFPNSVFETTLAMLAVLRMGGFKTGGLNFDAKIRRNSTDPADLFIAHIGGMDVFAYGLEKAQAILDDGRLVKMVKDRYASFDSGNGKKFADGKMKLEELAALATSYGKIGLTSGKQELYENIFNEIVMGR is encoded by the coding sequence ATGTCGTATTTCAAAGGCAACAAAGAATATTTCCCCGGAATCGGTAAGATCGCTTACGAGGGACCTACATCAAAGAATCCCCTGGCGTTCAAGTACTACGATCCGGAGAAGGTGGTCGGCGGCAAGAAAATGAAGGACATCCTTCGCTATGCCACCGCGTATTGGCACTGCTTCTGCGGCGACGGTGCGGATCCCTTCGGCTCGTCAACCCACGATTTCCCCTGGAACGGAACTCCGGATCCAATGGCGAACGCCGAAGCGAAAGCGGACGCAGCCTTCGAGTTCATCACGAAGATCGGAACCCCCTACTACTGTTGGCACGACCGCGATATTTCCCCCGAAGGAAAGACCCCGGACGAAAGTTTGAAGAATCTTGAGAAAATCACCGACGGACTCAAGAAGCGACAGGATGAAACCGGCGTAAAGCTTTTGTGGGGAACCGCAAACGCCTTCTCCAGTCCCCGCTTCATGAACGGAGCCGCGACCAACCCCGATTTCGAGGTTGTAGCGCACGCCGGAGCGCAGATCAAGGCAGCGATCGACGCGACCATCAAACTCGGCGGACAGGGATACACCTTCTGGGGCGGACGCGAAGGATACATGAGCCTTCTCAACACGAACATGCAGCGCGAAAAGGACAATCTCGCCCGTATGCTCATCATGGCCCGCGACTATGCCCGTTCGAAAGGATTCAAGGGAACATTCTACATCGAGCCAAAGCCGATGGAGCCCTCCAAGCACCAGTACGACTTCGACGCGGAAACCGTAATCGGCTTCCTGAAGGCGAACGGTCTTGAAAAAGACTTTGCTCTCAACATCGAAGCGAACCACGCCGAACTCGCCGGACACGATTTCTACCATGAACTGACCGTAGCGGTAGACAACGGAATGCTCGGCTCGATCGACGCAAACCGCGGCGACCCCCGAAACGGATGGGACACCGACCAGTTCCCGAACAGCGTGTTCGAAACGACTCTCGCCATGCTCGCGGTTCTCCGCATGGGCGGCTTCAAAACCGGCGGACTGAACTTCGACGCGAAAATCCGCAGAAACTCCACCGACCCGGCAGACCTGTTCATCGCCCACATCGGCGGCATGGATGTATTCGCCTACGGTCTTGAGAAAGCACAGGCCATCCTCGACGACGGACGCCTTGTCAAGATGGTGAAAGACCGCTACGCATCCTTCGATTCCGGCAACGGCAAGAAATTCGCCGACGGCAAGATGAAGCTCGAAGAACTTGCGGCCCTGGCAACCAGCTACGGAAAGATCGGCCTGACTTCCGGAAAGCAGGAACTCTACGAAAACATCTTCAACGAAATCGTAATGGGCAGATAA
- a CDS encoding ABC transporter substrate-binding protein: MKKILIVCAAAVLLLSGCAKKAEAAKDAGTGSLVVWSFTDELKTMIDKYYTVDKPGVKIDYSLTPTDQFPNKLDPVLASGQGAPDVFALEDAFVRKYIESGLLLDLTDLANEVKGKQLAYPIEVGTYNGKVYGLSWQATPGAMFYRRSLAKKYLGTDDPAEVQKYMANLDKFVETAAVLKEKSGGKCVVVSSTGDMFMPFKGARKDPWVVNGKLVIDPAMISYMDMAKTLKQKGYEGRAGQWSEGWFAGMKGTLKDEKGADVEVFSYLLPTWGLHYVLKTNAPDTAGDWAMIPGPAPYRWGGTWVAAYKGTKNVQAAKDFIKYVTSDDGFLERWAKDTGDVVSNNNVTAKIKDSYAEPFLGGQNHYASFVEMAKAVDGKLTQGTDQAVEGLFNEAVTAYIEGEKSRDQAIEDFKSQVSAQLGL; the protein is encoded by the coding sequence ATGAAGAAAATCCTTATTGTGTGCGCTGCTGCGGTTCTTTTACTGAGCGGATGCGCCAAGAAAGCCGAAGCGGCGAAAGACGCCGGAACAGGCTCACTCGTGGTTTGGTCATTCACTGATGAGTTGAAGACCATGATCGACAAATATTACACCGTGGACAAACCCGGCGTAAAAATCGACTACTCGCTGACCCCCACGGATCAGTTCCCCAACAAGCTCGACCCGGTTCTCGCTTCCGGACAGGGTGCTCCCGACGTTTTCGCTCTTGAAGACGCATTCGTACGCAAGTATATCGAATCCGGACTCCTCCTGGACCTGACCGATCTCGCGAACGAAGTCAAGGGAAAGCAGCTTGCCTATCCGATCGAAGTCGGAACCTATAACGGCAAGGTTTATGGTCTTTCCTGGCAGGCAACTCCCGGCGCTATGTTCTATCGCCGCAGCCTCGCGAAAAAATACCTTGGAACCGATGATCCCGCTGAAGTTCAGAAGTACATGGCTAACCTCGACAAGTTCGTTGAGACTGCCGCTGTCCTGAAAGAAAAATCCGGTGGAAAATGCGTCGTTGTATCCTCCACCGGCGATATGTTCATGCCTTTCAAGGGCGCCCGCAAAGACCCCTGGGTCGTGAACGGAAAGCTCGTGATCGATCCTGCTATGATCTCCTACATGGACATGGCCAAAACCCTCAAGCAGAAAGGCTATGAAGGCCGCGCCGGTCAGTGGTCGGAAGGCTGGTTTGCCGGTATGAAGGGAACACTCAAGGACGAAAAGGGCGCAGACGTAGAAGTATTCTCCTACCTCCTCCCGACCTGGGGTCTCCACTATGTTCTCAAGACCAATGCTCCCGACACCGCTGGCGACTGGGCAATGATTCCCGGACCCGCTCCTTATCGCTGGGGTGGTACCTGGGTTGCCGCTTACAAGGGAACAAAGAACGTACAGGCTGCTAAAGACTTCATCAAGTACGTAACCTCCGACGACGGCTTCCTCGAGCGCTGGGCGAAGGATACCGGAGACGTCGTTTCCAACAACAACGTCACCGCCAAGATCAAAGACAGCTATGCCGAACCCTTCCTCGGCGGACAGAATCACTATGCATCTTTCGTCGAAATGGCGAAGGCTGTTGACGGAAAGCTGACCCAGGGAACCGACCAGGCTGTTGAAGGACTCTTCAACGAAGCGGTTACTGCCTATATCGAAGGCGAAAAGTCCCGCGATCAGGCTATCGAAGACTTCAAGAGCCAGGTTAGCGCCCAGCTCGGCCTCTAA
- a CDS encoding helix-turn-helix domain-containing protein, translated as MEITDSVFVYRLAGGDRLSWHGRYHAHGSKEFEIHFFLEGEGSFRCNSTRYPISGGRLFLTGPREFHSIVPEAVSRPLSWYAFLFAFGEDASAENVRLRERLDSVLFSRHTVLTVNPNFRFQFEDLLQLSRSPDPALRDSARHLLSSFLWRWFGRIDPADVESSGSPLPSVNVLQSKRITEFSSDDAVSSSGSRLQGSPILKPVSSKDSAAAGESAGPGPALHGSHVEKVHVEKALAIMQKQVREQLKIEDLAWKLGLSTEHFIRIFRREVRMTPGQYFTRLKIEGASGMLISSDRSIGDISAWFGYANQFSFSRIFHRCTGMSPLEYRRTYLQVVDFS; from the coding sequence ATGGAAATAACCGATTCGGTCTTTGTATACCGCCTCGCCGGGGGCGATCGCCTGTCCTGGCACGGTAGATACCACGCACACGGATCGAAGGAATTCGAAATACATTTCTTCCTCGAAGGCGAAGGATCCTTTCGCTGCAATAGCACGCGCTATCCGATTTCAGGAGGCAGGCTTTTTCTGACCGGCCCGCGCGAATTTCATTCCATAGTACCCGAAGCGGTTTCGCGTCCTCTTTCCTGGTATGCGTTTTTATTCGCCTTCGGCGAAGACGCCTCGGCGGAGAACGTCCGGCTTCGAGAACGACTGGATTCCGTCCTTTTCTCCCGGCACACTGTTTTGACCGTAAATCCTAATTTCCGCTTTCAATTTGAAGATTTGCTTCAATTATCCCGCTCCCCCGATCCTGCTCTCCGGGATTCTGCCCGGCACCTCTTGTCGAGTTTTCTATGGCGATGGTTCGGACGGATCGATCCGGCAGACGTCGAATCTTCCGGATCTCCCCTTCCGTCCGTTAATGTTCTTCAGTCCAAGCGTATTACGGAATTCTCTTCAGACGACGCTGTTTCATCGAGCGGTTCCCGCTTGCAGGGCTCCCCGATCCTTAAACCGGTTTCATCAAAGGATTCCGCGGCGGCAGGGGAGTCTGCCGGGCCGGGACCTGCTCTTCATGGATCTCATGTCGAAAAAGTGCATGTCGAAAAAGCTCTGGCGATTATGCAGAAGCAGGTGCGCGAACAGTTAAAGATAGAAGACCTGGCATGGAAGCTCGGCTTGTCGACTGAGCATTTTATTCGCATATTCCGCCGCGAGGTGCGCATGACTCCAGGCCAGTACTTCACCCGGCTCAAGATCGAAGGAGCTTCCGGCATGCTCATTTCTTCCGATCGTTCGATCGGCGATATATCCGCCTGGTTCGGCTATGCAAACCAATTCTCATTTTCTCGCATATTCCATCGCTGTACCGGAATGTCCCCGCTCGAATACCGGCGAACCTATCTTCAGGTCGTCGATTTTTCCTAA
- a CDS encoding PKD domain-containing protein, producing the protein MKMIKSKIAATLALAAVFALMTGCPNPSTTDNNTDPEATLAEQVVNELGSALAAAPAASIRAVGSDQIAAIKAAATARIAADGLAASQELDKILPSMIAGAAAGTQNLGNAAKADVFEISAKSALESMGKPERKAKLSSGKTLTDAVGSISEASVTAVVASLPPAEAVASLKAVSNVTVTVVYANAVLSAVADSAVSVSVTKSVAVLESNAKVKSVGSNTDVSMKDAVAGILEGSMSAVAVKGSLVSVSTSVNTALANAAMDKISAADMVSVSVSASVSASISLEEAYQQAVLKASLAAALSGVSTANADDLAKAAVQAVAGSDNVSSALVVIAASQITATVKVNANVEITSTAMTAAVEETDSDLAAEAGSDIADAVDAVLTETAPVVSVSASPSKLTAAGTVTLSADITAATDTEILWSQLSGPSVAISNATTASASVSITEAGNYFFSVTVKNKTGFLSTSKTVNVGFELPVSSDAEALLNEGIAALVEKDFNLAMTKFEAAYQKDESNSQTTFWYAFMSLVSISTDPDTVSLMKDRIGMASYPGNMNDLFSDKWFNAKYYNTYWGFAPTSGEDPYWFIRGDFVETNDYTSDSSVSGYDSNMNYFWGYGTFTPNAQGSYYAEHFTYDGVEYSPSDNLYPYDAALCYVRSDILDTANFEMFPALETPAWASTVYGSLGGVYGESKDYTSTSAYPILLILNLISRNASGFNGMLDSVLAGMYGERFNRVVSLIDSLPDSANITLPPDLIAAYTPDFNVNIDFPFFGTAEGSSSDAIDVDTDYETDYETSSRVLTGDSSDASGEMPAFAIRKAELKALSASMQMSKSLLQLLSSYNLDYSIAFMQNEFWNSDGEDKVLAALYKQENPIAAGLLGNRTTSESSRSASKNTFIDAMDDFSDALTLFASDVKDQTTLSGMLLAMTAPESVDMVVSSLGEADVLVGKLRTSVANGGSLYVNPAAIEGGAITALLSTSSTEGAWECTPSALWSTDILNPAKLFETTGTADSPEGLKFYGITFDDSKIITLTDINATTEYFGVALKIKLDRVEELFNVPDSAFPDEGYWEEDNTIMFPIITMWDEPEQLSADQLALIDWMK; encoded by the coding sequence ATGAAAATGATTAAATCGAAGATCGCCGCAACGCTCGCGTTGGCGGCCGTTTTCGCGCTCATGACCGGATGTCCTAATCCGTCGACAACGGATAATAACACGGACCCGGAGGCTACCCTGGCAGAACAGGTTGTCAATGAGCTCGGCTCGGCCCTGGCTGCCGCCCCTGCGGCTTCAATCAGAGCTGTCGGTTCAGACCAGATTGCCGCGATCAAGGCAGCGGCTACGGCTCGCATCGCCGCAGACGGCCTTGCCGCATCGCAGGAGCTCGATAAAATACTTCCGTCGATGATTGCGGGTGCAGCTGCGGGAACTCAAAATCTTGGTAATGCCGCGAAAGCCGACGTCTTCGAGATCAGCGCGAAGAGCGCCCTTGAGTCCATGGGGAAGCCGGAACGGAAAGCAAAGCTCAGCTCCGGAAAGACTCTGACGGATGCCGTCGGTTCTATATCCGAAGCATCTGTTACTGCGGTTGTCGCTTCCCTTCCTCCCGCTGAAGCGGTCGCATCCTTAAAAGCAGTCTCTAACGTTACTGTTACGGTTGTGTATGCCAATGCCGTTCTCTCTGCAGTCGCGGACTCTGCCGTATCTGTTTCGGTGACGAAATCCGTCGCGGTTTTGGAGTCGAATGCCAAGGTGAAATCCGTCGGAAGCAATACCGATGTCTCCATGAAAGACGCTGTTGCCGGCATTCTCGAGGGCTCAATGTCAGCCGTCGCCGTTAAGGGCTCTCTAGTCTCGGTCTCGACTTCCGTAAACACTGCTCTCGCAAATGCGGCAATGGATAAAATCTCCGCCGCGGATATGGTGTCCGTATCTGTATCGGCTTCCGTTAGCGCTTCCATCTCCCTCGAAGAAGCTTATCAACAGGCTGTTTTGAAAGCTTCTCTCGCCGCAGCTCTTTCCGGCGTTTCGACAGCAAACGCCGACGACTTGGCGAAAGCTGCCGTACAGGCCGTCGCAGGGTCTGACAATGTATCGTCCGCACTCGTCGTTATCGCTGCGAGCCAGATCACCGCGACCGTTAAAGTAAACGCGAACGTTGAAATAACTTCTACGGCTATGACCGCAGCAGTCGAAGAAACCGACAGCGACCTTGCCGCTGAGGCGGGCAGCGACATAGCCGATGCTGTCGACGCGGTTCTTACCGAAACCGCCCCCGTCGTCAGCGTCTCGGCAAGTCCTTCGAAACTGACAGCGGCTGGAACCGTAACGCTCTCTGCCGACATTACCGCAGCAACCGATACGGAGATTCTCTGGTCTCAGCTTTCAGGACCTTCTGTTGCGATATCGAATGCGACTACGGCCTCCGCTTCCGTGTCGATTACAGAAGCCGGTAATTATTTTTTCAGCGTAACCGTGAAGAATAAGACCGGATTTCTTTCTACTTCAAAGACTGTAAATGTAGGGTTCGAGCTTCCTGTCTCTTCCGACGCTGAAGCCCTCCTCAATGAAGGAATCGCCGCTCTCGTTGAGAAAGATTTCAACCTGGCGATGACCAAGTTCGAAGCCGCGTATCAGAAAGACGAGTCTAATTCTCAAACCACCTTCTGGTATGCCTTTATGAGCCTTGTCTCCATTTCCACTGATCCGGACACTGTTTCTCTGATGAAAGACCGCATCGGGATGGCAAGCTATCCCGGCAACATGAACGATCTCTTTTCGGATAAGTGGTTCAACGCAAAATATTACAACACTTATTGGGGATTCGCCCCAACGTCAGGAGAAGACCCATATTGGTTTATCCGCGGCGACTTTGTTGAAACTAATGATTATACCTCTGATTCATCTGTGAGCGGGTATGACTCCAATATGAATTATTTCTGGGGTTATGGAACGTTTACACCGAACGCACAGGGATCGTATTATGCTGAACATTTTACGTATGACGGTGTTGAATATTCTCCTTCAGACAATCTGTACCCCTATGACGCAGCTCTTTGCTATGTGAGATCAGATATTCTCGACACCGCGAACTTTGAGATGTTTCCTGCTCTGGAAACACCCGCATGGGCGTCAACTGTCTACGGTTCTTTAGGCGGCGTTTACGGCGAATCTAAGGATTATACTTCTACATCTGCTTATCCTATTCTCCTTATCCTGAATCTTATCAGCCGGAACGCAAGCGGTTTCAACGGCATGCTCGACTCTGTGCTCGCGGGAATGTACGGTGAGCGCTTCAACCGGGTGGTTTCTCTCATCGATTCTCTTCCCGATTCTGCGAACATAACGCTGCCTCCCGATTTGATCGCAGCATATACTCCCGATTTCAACGTCAATATCGATTTTCCGTTCTTTGGAACCGCCGAAGGATCATCATCTGATGCGATTGATGTGGACACCGACTATGAAACCGACTATGAAACGAGCTCAAGGGTACTAACCGGAGATTCAAGCGATGCGAGCGGCGAGATGCCTGCGTTCGCAATCCGCAAGGCGGAACTGAAGGCTCTTTCCGCGTCCATGCAGATGAGCAAGTCCCTGCTGCAACTTCTGTCCTCGTACAACCTCGATTACTCCATCGCGTTCATGCAAAATGAATTCTGGAATTCCGACGGCGAGGACAAAGTTCTAGCCGCCCTGTACAAGCAGGAGAATCCCATCGCCGCCGGCTTGCTGGGTAATAGAACCACCAGCGAATCATCGCGTTCGGCTTCGAAGAACACCTTCATCGATGCGATGGATGATTTCTCGGATGCTTTGACCCTTTTCGCCTCGGACGTAAAAGATCAAACGACTCTTTCCGGCATGCTACTCGCAATGACGGCTCCCGAATCCGTCGACATGGTCGTATCGTCTCTCGGCGAGGCGGATGTTCTTGTCGGTAAACTGCGTACTTCCGTCGCAAACGGAGGATCTCTTTACGTCAATCCCGCCGCGATCGAAGGGGGGGCTATAACCGCTCTTCTTTCAACTTCTTCTACTGAAGGAGCTTGGGAGTGCACTCCATCCGCGTTGTGGTCCACGGATATTCTGAACCCGGCCAAGTTGTTCGAAACAACAGGAACTGCAGATTCTCCCGAGGGATTGAAGTTCTACGGAATTACTTTTGACGATTCCAAGATAATAACGTTGACAGATATCAATGCCACTACCGAGTATTTTGGAGTCGCCCTGAAGATAAAACTTGACCGGGTTGAAGAACTTTTCAATGTTCCCGACTCGGCGTTCCCTGATGAAGGTTATTGGGAAGAGGATAACACAATCATGTTCCCGATAATCACTATGTGGGATGAGCCCGAACAACTTTCGGCTGATCAGTTGGCTTTGATCGACTGGATGAAATAA
- a CDS encoding glycoside hydrolase family 5 protein, translated as MGMFLPADRHGRFRNAGVVICAAAVVYAVFVLSGCGYKDTRLAVDKKGRTVVERYGQLQVIGTNLCNSEGQPVQLRGMSSHGLQWHGKYATPAVLGWLRDDWNSQVWRAAMYLTEGGYITNPALRQRVIDSIEAARETGVYVIVDWHVHRDRDPRAYQDRALEFFAGIAKEYGHLPNIIYEICNEPNGSDVTWSGAIKPYAEAVIAEIRKYDPDNIIIVGTPTWSRDVDIAAEDPITSFNNILYTLHFYAGSHGDELRAKVEKALSLGLPIFVTEWGTTQDTGGGGVFPEETLEWMSFLKKNNISWVNWSVNNKGEDSGVLQFNVDREAKGGWKLEELSPSGVFIRSVLRNEKKIP; from the coding sequence ATGGGGATGTTTTTACCTGCTGATCGGCACGGCCGGTTTCGGAACGCAGGCGTCGTGATATGCGCTGCCGCAGTAGTGTACGCGGTATTCGTTCTTTCAGGCTGCGGATACAAGGATACCAGGCTGGCGGTAGATAAAAAAGGACGCACCGTAGTGGAACGGTACGGCCAGCTTCAGGTGATCGGAACGAATCTGTGCAATTCCGAAGGACAGCCGGTTCAGCTGCGGGGGATGAGTTCCCACGGTTTGCAATGGCATGGAAAGTATGCGACTCCTGCAGTTCTCGGCTGGCTTCGCGACGACTGGAATTCTCAGGTTTGGCGGGCCGCGATGTATTTGACCGAAGGCGGTTATATCACTAATCCCGCTTTGCGTCAGAGGGTGATCGATTCAATCGAGGCCGCGCGAGAAACAGGCGTCTATGTGATCGTCGACTGGCATGTACATCGCGACAGGGATCCGAGGGCCTATCAGGACCGGGCTCTGGAATTTTTCGCCGGCATAGCTAAAGAATACGGACATCTTCCCAACATTATCTACGAAATCTGCAATGAACCGAACGGCAGCGACGTCACCTGGTCCGGAGCGATAAAGCCCTATGCAGAGGCTGTAATCGCGGAAATACGCAAGTACGACCCCGACAACATCATTATTGTGGGTACTCCGACCTGGAGCCGCGACGTAGATATAGCCGCGGAAGATCCGATAACCAGTTTTAACAATATATTGTATACCCTGCATTTTTACGCGGGAAGCCATGGAGACGAGTTGCGCGCAAAAGTTGAAAAGGCCTTGTCTCTTGGACTTCCCATTTTCGTAACCGAGTGGGGAACCACGCAGGATACGGGCGGCGGCGGAGTTTTCCCTGAAGAGACGCTTGAATGGATGTCCTTTTTAAAAAAGAACAATATCTCCTGGGTGAATTGGTCGGTGAACAATAAAGGCGAGGATTCAGGAGTTCTCCAGTTCAATGTCGACCGCGAGGCAAAAGGCGGGTGGAAGCTCGAAGAATTGTCTCCGAGCGGTGTTTTTATCCGCTCTGTTTTGAGAAATGAAAAAAAGATTCCCTGA
- the thrC gene encoding threonine synthase — protein sequence MKYRDTRDPSRQVSFGEAVLRGMDPETGGLYIPLSLPELPRSFLLRNPVPSFRDIAYEVSRPFMEGEIPDEELMAIIADAYPFTAPVTPIDPTTYVLELFHGPTCAFKDFGARFMARMMSWFNRNENEPLHILVATSGDTGSAVGSAFHGVEGIDVTILYPEGKISPLQEKQLCTFDGNVRALKVSGTFDDCQKLVKTAFTDEALRAKLRLSSANSINISRLLPQSFYYIYGSLLVRDRCRYDCKIDDPSLIVTVPSGNFGNLTSGLMARKMGAPIRGFIAATNSNRTIPDWLQTGEYKARPSVSTLSNAMDVGAPSNFERMSAMYSLEEARSVIAGYWTDDAGTMEAIRSCNKRTGYIIDPHGAVAWKAWDDVRNGAMRDLLSGRSNAPGKPGLVGCPETAPEWAKDCSDKTCVGLILETAHPAKFGETVKEAIGRDPSLPERLEKVLTLPDRSSPMSTDYQEFKAWLLANL from the coding sequence ATGAAATATCGTGATACGCGGGATCCGTCCCGACAGGTTTCTTTCGGTGAAGCGGTTCTTCGGGGAATGGACCCTGAAACCGGCGGATTATATATCCCTCTCTCCCTTCCTGAGCTTCCCCGGTCTTTTCTGCTGCGTAATCCCGTTCCCTCGTTTCGGGATATAGCCTATGAAGTTTCCCGTCCGTTCATGGAAGGCGAAATCCCCGACGAGGAGCTCATGGCGATCATAGCCGACGCTTATCCGTTTACGGCTCCTGTGACGCCGATCGACCCGACAACCTATGTGCTGGAACTTTTCCACGGACCGACCTGCGCGTTCAAGGATTTCGGAGCTCGATTCATGGCTCGGATGATGTCCTGGTTCAACCGCAACGAAAACGAACCCCTGCATATTCTGGTCGCCACCTCCGGAGACACCGGGAGCGCCGTAGGCAGCGCCTTTCACGGAGTGGAGGGCATCGATGTAACAATCCTGTATCCCGAAGGAAAAATCTCTCCCCTCCAGGAAAAACAGCTGTGCACTTTCGACGGAAATGTCCGCGCTCTGAAAGTATCGGGCACCTTCGACGACTGCCAGAAACTCGTAAAAACCGCTTTTACCGACGAGGCGCTGCGCGCAAAACTCAGGCTCTCTTCGGCGAATTCCATCAATATTTCGCGTCTTTTGCCGCAATCCTTCTATTATATATACGGTTCTTTGCTGGTTCGCGACCGCTGCCGCTACGACTGCAAAATCGACGATCCTTCTCTGATCGTAACCGTTCCCTCGGGCAACTTCGGCAACCTCACTTCAGGCTTGATGGCTCGTAAAATGGGAGCCCCCATTCGCGGCTTCATCGCCGCTACTAACTCGAACAGAACGATTCCCGATTGGCTCCAGACCGGCGAGTATAAGGCGCGCCCTTCGGTTTCAACCCTCTCGAACGCGATGGACGTAGGCGCTCCGAGCAACTTCGAGCGAATGTCCGCTATGTATTCGCTGGAAGAAGCGCGCAGCGTCATCGCCGGTTATTGGACCGACGACGCCGGCACTATGGAAGCGATCCGCTCCTGCAACAAGCGCACCGGCTACATCATCGATCCTCACGGAGCCGTCGCCTGGAAAGCCTGGGACGATGTTCGAAACGGCGCGATGCGCGATCTCCTTTCCGGCCGCAGCAACGCGCCCGGAAAACCCGGTCTCGTCGGCTGCCCCGAGACCGCTCCTGAATGGGCGAAGGATTGTTCGGATAAAACCTGCGTTGGGCTCATTCTCGAAACGGCTCATCCGGCGAAATTCGGCGAAACCGTCAAGGAAGCGATCGGCCGCGACCCGTCTTTGCCGGAACGCCTTGAAAAGGTTTTAACGCTTCCCGATAGATCTTCTCCCATGTCGACGGATTATCAGGAGTTCAAGGCATGGCTGCTTGCTAACCTGTAG
- the xylB gene encoding xylulokinase, translating to MKTVAGIDMGTQSMKVILYDYESKKIVASAQEAIDLIAENDGTREQKVEWYDEALKKCFSSFSTEQRASIAAIGVSGHQHGFVPLDADAKPLYNVKLWNDTSTVEECRILTEAAGGNDAVVSEVCNLMLPGFTAPKILWLKRHKPEAFARLKYIMLPHDYLNFLLTDTYTMECGDASGTALFNGIRKQWSSRICSLVDPKLVSLLPDLTESGKAAGKVSRNAAELYGIPGDIPVSSGGGDNMMGAIGTGTVKDGFLTMSLGTSGTLYGYSDSPLSDPEKGLSGFNSSTGGYLPLLCTMNCTVATEETRALFGLDVKEFDACAAKAPIGSEGVVFLPFFNGERTPNLPNGRASICGLSSANSSRENIARAAMESAIFGMRIGLEAFQALGFRAREIRIIGGGSKSPLWREIAANVMNLPVKRPASDEAAAMGAAVQALWCMKNEAGTPADIGTLTDEHIAIREDGCVQPDPAAAAAYDKAYREYNRYLGALAPLYR from the coding sequence ATGAAGACAGTGGCCGGAATCGATATGGGAACGCAGAGCATGAAGGTGATTCTCTACGATTACGAATCGAAGAAGATTGTGGCTTCGGCCCAGGAAGCAATCGATCTCATCGCGGAAAACGACGGAACGCGCGAACAGAAGGTCGAGTGGTACGACGAAGCCCTGAAAAAATGCTTCAGCTCTTTCTCAACCGAACAGCGCGCCTCTATCGCGGCGATCGGAGTCTCCGGCCATCAGCACGGCTTTGTTCCCCTGGATGCTGACGCGAAGCCCCTGTACAACGTAAAACTATGGAACGATACCTCTACCGTGGAAGAATGCAGGATTTTAACGGAAGCCGCAGGCGGAAACGATGCTGTGGTATCCGAGGTATGCAATCTGATGCTTCCCGGTTTCACCGCTCCGAAAATTCTCTGGCTCAAGCGGCACAAACCCGAGGCTTTCGCCCGGCTTAAATACATCATGCTACCTCACGACTATTTGAACTTTCTCCTCACTGACACATATACCATGGAATGCGGCGACGCATCCGGAACCGCGCTGTTCAACGGAATCCGTAAACAGTGGTCTTCACGTATCTGCAGCCTTGTGGATCCAAAACTGGTCAGTCTCCTTCCTGACCTCACCGAATCCGGCAAGGCTGCCGGGAAGGTTTCCCGGAATGCGGCCGAGCTGTACGGCATTCCGGGAGACATTCCTGTTTCATCGGGCGGCGGAGACAACATGATGGGAGCGATCGGCACGGGAACCGTAAAAGACGGATTCCTCACCATGAGCCTGGGAACGTCGGGAACGCTGTACGGCTATTCCGACAGCCCGCTCTCCGATCCTGAAAAAGGACTTTCCGGATTCAACTCCTCGACGGGGGGATATCTCCCGCTGTTGTGCACCATGAACTGCACCGTTGCGACGGAAGAAACCAGAGCCCTCTTCGGTCTGGATGTAAAAGAATTCGACGCCTGCGCCGCAAAGGCTCCGATCGGATCGGAAGGAGTCGTATTCCTCCCCTTCTTCAATGGAGAGAGGACTCCGAACCTCCCGAACGGAAGGGCGAGCATCTGCGGTCTTTCATCGGCGAACTCGTCCCGCGAAAACATTGCCCGAGCGGCCATGGAATCCGCGATCTTCGGCATGAGGATCGGGCTCGAAGCCTTCCAGGCATTAGGATTCCGCGCACGGGAAATCAGAATAATCGGCGGCGGTTCGAAGAGTCCTTTATGGAGAGAAATCGCCGCGAACGTGATGAACCTTCCGGTTAAGCGTCCCGCAAGCGACGAAGCCGCGGCGATGGGCGCGGCGGTTCAGGCGCTGTGGTGCATGAAGAACGAAGCGGGAACTCCGGCGGATATCGGAACTCTCACCGACGAGCATATCGCGATCAGGGAAGACGGCTGCGTGCAGCCGGACCCTGCCGCGGCGGCGGCCTACGATAAGGCATACCGCGAATACAACAGGTATTTGGGAGCGTTGGCTCCGCTGTATCGATAA